The sequence GGGACTCAATAGATCATGGGACCTTGAAACGATCTTATCCGCTGAGACGGCTCGCCCGTGTGTGTATATACGACTAGGGCTAGCATTTCCAGGGTGTAAAAGGTCAGGGGTAGGTTGGCGATCAGGCACTGCTTGAACCCGAGATGCACCCACGGACAACCGTCGGGAGGATGGCTTCCGAGGCTCAAAGGGTGGGGGTCGTGCTGGAGACGGGGGGTTGGATCcgatggaagaagaagggcGTTTATCAGCAGTGCTCGGGGGCACTTCTTCTATCCGAATGGGTACAGGAAACATCAAAACATCGCGGGAACTGCTGGACCTCCTGTGTCTCATACCCCTGGATAGTGATCGACGAACTGGCGTGTTCTCAAAAAACTCAACCTCGGAAGAAGAAGGGGAATCCTTTTGGGATGAAAAATCGGATCCAAAAGTAGGAGAGTTTGGGGTGCTAATATCCGATGATGTAGTATAATTCTGCGCGGAAGACTCCAAAGCCGCCATTTGACATCGTGTACAAGCCGCTGCAGTCACCTCAAAAACCTTGACCTTTCTTGCAGTTGCAGCCCTGGCATTCCTCACCTCGTTGGAATCAGTTGCGAGACGTTCAATTTCGTTATCTGTCATTTGTGAAATCCGAGTTGGTGACATGATGCTTTCAATCCCATCCAAAAGACAGTTTTCAATAGCCAACCCCGCAATATTGTCGAGGAAAACCCCAAGAGCGGTGGCATAATACACCTGCATGCAATCGAGAATTTCATCGCAAAGCGAAAGGTCCACGTCATCCGAGATATCATTAGGATCCGCCTTCTCAGAGCTTTTGCGTTGAATTTGACGTAATCTAAAGCTCAGCTGTTCGTTAAGAGTTGACGGTATCATTCTCTTGTACGGTTTCAACAGTTCATCAACCTTAGAATTGGTTTTCCGTAGCCGTTCTTCCATTTCCCGGTTAATAATCTCCCGCATAATAGCTTTGCTAGTGTGGGGACCGGCGATATGATGGAGGAGTTCATCTAGAAACTGCTTCACTTTCTTCCAAATTTCTGATATGTGGGCTTTTGTTATCTTGTCCCATTTTAAGGACTGTCGTATAAATAATTCACCGATGATACGAGAATTCGCCAGTCCGGTTATTCCTCGAACATTATTGGATTTCAGAAGCTGGTGAATTCCACGGATATACTCAGATTTTAACATGGGTTGCGGATCATCAGGAAATCCTAGCGTTGGCGCAATGCTCATCGTAGGATTATCATATATATAGTGGCTATGGCCCCTTTGCCTCATATCCACAGCAAAATCTTCAGCCCATTTTCGGATTATCGAGCGGAGCCGTCTTACTGACCGGTTCGAGCGCTGTCGAAAATAGGAATCGGAGTATTCGCCTAGGACAGCGTCCCTTGTGAATGTTTGGATCGTTTCCCCGATGCTGGTAATATGCAATCGACGCTCCGCCGGCGTGGACATGTCCGGACCTAACCTCTGCAGCGATTCTCTCTGGATTTCAAGTTCCTTTTGGATCTCGGAAGATAACATTGAAAGCTGCAGTTCAACCTGGCTCAATAATATCTTATTTAAACGATCCCTAAGGGAATCTATTCCCACTGCATTTGGCGAAAGAGATTTCCACGGCGTAGAGCTGCTTAAAAAGAGACTCTCAGTTTCGTCCCGACTTAACCCAAATGATCCCTTGTGTTCAGTATCGATGTTTTTCAAAACATGCCACCCAAGGTTCGGTGGTGTATCTTGGTGCTTTACACGTGCATACAAGGTAGTCAACCCAGAAGAACATGGGTCCAACTTATCAGCCTTTGTGATAATGCCCATTGTCCTTGACGCACAGGACGCAGTCAGCTGAAGGGCAGATTGCTGGCGAAGAGGTATATCTGCAGAAATGATAGCCAGAACAATGCTTCGCGGATTGTTCGTATAGGACTCCGTAAGTTCTCTGACTAAGGCGACATCTTCTACTGTCTCATTATCACCAGGCTCTTGGATGAGACCTGGTAAATCAATAACCGTTAAATCCGGAAGTGTAGGGCCCGAAACCTCAAGCTGCAAGGTATCCTGCGAAAAACGTCGTTCTTCGTTTAAACCTATATATTGTTCGGctttttcaagaaattcgGAAACGTTTTCAAGCCAGTTATGCTGCGCCGAAAAGGTTTGGAGCTTGTGTTTGTGGTCGGGAGAGGCATTTGGGCCGGGTCGTATTCTCACTGAAGTCGAAACTTCGGCTGATCTTCGAAAAATACCTTCTATTGCGAATCGGGTGCGGACGGTATGGCTTACAGGAAATGATAGACCGGTGATTGCCTGGAAGACAGACGTTTTCCCACAGCCCCGATGGCCACAGATAACAAGCTGAGGTAGGCAGATTCGATGTCGAAAACCCAAATTTCGGAGTTCATCGATGCGGCTAAGCAGCTCCGCCGGGCCTTCCGCCTGTAGCAAATTTAAGGGCGTGGGTTCGAGGCTAGCCATGATCGTTCAGTTGCCATCTGGTACCTGAAGTATCAATCAACTAAGATTGATGAGagtaaagaaaaaaaatcatcATGGGAAACAAGGTGTTTAAACAAACATCTGCACCAGGATGACCGGGGAAGGTTGGATGCCCCGGGTGGTGACGGGCCACCAAATAAACTCAATTATGATAAGATCAATCCATTATTGGTGACGAACACCAAGCATGCGGTCCTCCCGCAAATGGTGAACATCGTGCATGGAATGACGCTCAAAGCGACAAAAGGGCCAAACCCTGCATAGTCCGTCGATCGTACCGAGAGGTGGGGGGATGATCCGCAGCAAGGATGCTAGGATCAGTGCCGGCTCGATATTAACGCATGCCTACTTTTGAGAGTAGGAATCCTATTCTCTGCATTGGTATGGATGTGTTTCcgtggtacggagtacatataaTTCACTATACATGGACAACTGGCATGACAGGTAGGCAGTTAACTGCTCCCCAAAAATTCTCGGTCAGGGAGTGAGGGCTCGGTAAAGAAACTCGAATGAGCATCTGACCACAAAACCAAGAGATTTAAGCCACTGAGAAGCATGGAATACCCTGCATCGATCAAAGACTCTCGGTTGCAATTGACCAGGATCGTCAACATGCAGATCGGAAAGACTGGGGGAGTTTGTGGCGGGGGACAAACTCTGAATCCAGCATGGAGTGTCGCAACGAACATCACCGCCccaatattttcttttcagcCATCTGTGAAACACACATTGTTGTGCATGTCGGAGCCTTTTCCCTTTCATCTAGTCGGCCAATCCCACCTGTTGTAAATAGTGGAGGTTGACGCGAGGGCAGTCGATCAGCGGTCACGTGGGAAAGGTTTTGGGGTCACGGGATCGGTTAGTAACCAGAATTGATAAGCAACCCAAAGTTTGCCGTGTTTGCATTAGCTAATCACGTGAGGAAAATACTAGGTTAGTTGTCTAATTATGTAATGAAGAGTGTCTCGATGGTTCTTCGCCACAAGCCGGATCACCGCCAGCTGGAACATACAACTCAACAAAAGAGGATTGGATTCTCTGCAGCCACCGTGTAACTACATACCTAACCACCACGAGGGTAGGGAGCTCTTTGAAGTGGTTATTATCCCGTCATGGCACCATCCAATAACGATGAAAATCGTCCTTCCAATGGACAGCATGCGCCCACTCAGAGAAATGATGCCAGGCCGAAGCAGCCTGAAGACAATCCGTTCATAGCATTTCGCCGCTACGCTGATGAGCATATATCGTCCCTTCTACAGTCAATCACTGGACTTCCCTCAATTATATTTCCACCATCCTCGAGGGATTGGTTAATATTCAACGATGAGGAGTTGAACCAGCTGATGAGAAACTGGCGGCGCGTCGCGGACGAGGAATTGAACAAGTCAAACAACCGCGATTCCCACGGATCCAACCGCTTCACTGACCTAGGAAACAATGAAAACCGCGAAGACCGGTCAATTCAAGGCCATGCCGATCCCTGGGGGGTTAGAGCCCATCGATATTCTAGCCATGCATTCCCGTGCTCTGTTTTCGACGCCGTTTTCGATAGCCACCTGCCTTTCGCTCCGTCTCCATTCTTTTCTGAAACCTCCCCTCTCCGAAACCCATTTTTCTTCGATATAATGTCCCCCGCTATCTCTGCCGGCTGGCCTATGTCTTATATCTTACTCTCACCATATTCTCCCTTACATTTAGAGCGCCAGCAGCATCAGCCCAGTCGCAAGGCCAGTGACCACGGTTTGGTATTTTGGGCTTCGTCCCTACTTCCCACCCACCCCGACGACCATACTACAGAGCCACACTGGCACGATGCCTTCGAGGACTTACTGCGCATTGAAAATGGTAAGGAAATGCTTGACAGAAGCGCTATGGTTCAGAACAAAGAGGAATCGGGAAAGGATTGGCTGGCTGGAATGATAAAGAGGGGAAGCCTTGGTTCTAGCTGGAAGCATGTTCATGGAGAGGGTGGACGGCCCGATTACTTTAAATACAGTCACGAAGATCGCTCCTCGTCGACAAAGGTTCTCCAACCAGATCTCGAACAAAGGGATGAAGAGAACGGAGGCAATGATAAGGGATTCACCGAGCTTGATCTTTACGATGAGTTTCTCCACGATGTCAGTCACGACGACGACCGTACCCGACAGAGTCCCCTTCTAAGCATCATCGTGAAGATGAGGGAAAGACAGAGGAAAGAACTAGAAGAACTACGAAGACTGTGGGAAGATACAGATCGTACCGACGGTATGGGTAATATGAAGGAGCTCTACGACACTGAAACCGAATTAGATCACTATGAGCGCCAGTTCTCTGGTACTTCGCAGACTCCCCCCGCTAATCCAGAGACCGAATCAAAGTCCTCGACCATCGTATCTACCGTTACAACCACGCAACGTCGTATGCTACCGGATGGCACGGTTAAAACGAAAACAGTGATAAATAAACGATTTGCGGACGGTCGAGAGGAAAGCGTCGAGACCGAGGAAATCTCAAACAGAGAGCAGTCGTACCAGAAACATCCCGACGCAAGCAAAGGCAGCGATACCGGAAATACTTCGAACACAGAAGCCAATAGTCCTTCAGATAAGCACAAGCGAAGTGGCTGGTTTTGGAGAGATTAATTCCTTAATTCGCCCTGTCCTTCTCGTACAGCAACAGTCTCCTTTCCTTCTACGAACCTATTATACTCATCTCACCTCCTAATTCTCATGGTTTGAACTTATTTCCGTGTATGGCTGACGGATATTCTGGTCTCTActctcttttgcttttacAAAGCCATcgtcttttttttaagaagaaaaaaattgGTTTCTGGTGCCGGCGTCGCGAACTACTCCCAATGACCAGGTCATGACTTCATAATTTATGTACATAGAACTTTGCGTCTAATATCCCATCTTGAATCAATGTTATTCTCCTTATATCTCATTCCCGATTTTGCGGTATTACTGATTTTGCATCTCTGGTTTAATCGGTATttcctgtcccaattccGCGGATGACGGTATTGGCGGTGGGGAACACGCCCATCATGACAAATCCGGCAGATTCATCGATGGCCGGTTATATTTCTCATTTCTAGCACCCCTAAACGTCTAGATGTTCGCGATTGATGGATCGCGTACCTTACTGAATAACCCTGACGTTCCCTGTTTCTCTGTGCCTTTTCTCCGCTCGCTTCCACCGGCCAAAAGTCATGTCCCGCCCTTTTGCCGAGAACCCAAGCCCAGAGCACCTGGAGCACGACTCAATGCTCGCACGCAAATTCGGAAAAGAAACTGCAAACTATTTCTCAAGTAAGATCACTGAAATTTTCGGGTGTGTTGAACCTAAAGGTTCTAACTTTGCTCTTCCCAGGTTCCCCTCTTAACCGGGTTTCGTTCCTACGGTCAGAATCTCCGTTCTTATCCAGTGCCTTGAGACATCCCACAGCTCGCTTTTTACTATTTAATCAGCTCGCACCTCTCGTACGATCACCGGCAGAAATCTTCTATGCCACGTACAAAGATGTCGAGTCACTTGTGCCAGCGGACATGTTTGACAAGTCAGAAGAAGATGTGCTCAAATCTTACCATTCCGGCACCCTGCTCCCTTTACTGGTGTTTTTAGGATTAGACGAATCGCGCGCAGAGATCGGACTGAAGTATAAGAACTATGTAGGCGTTCCATATTTCGCCTTGGACGTAACACCGAAAGGTGGACTGGAACACAAGGCTAGAGGGATAATTGATACCTTGGAAGCTACTGGACTATCTTTCTATAACACACGGACAATCACTAGCTTCCCGCCAGGAGATGGTACGTATTATCCTTGATGAGGAAGAAGCAAACTAAATACCCAtgcctttcttttttttttctttccacCTTTCCAGCCGCAATCTATGCCCAATCCCGCGCCATAATAGACTGGAACGTCCGGAACTCCTTCTGCGGCACTTGTGGCCACCCAACGATTTCCATACAAGCCGGCACCAAACGAGCCTGTCCACCCATAGACCTCGGTCTCATCGAAAACGGAACTTCCTCGGACGGCGCCCGCCCACCCTGTCACACGCGCACCACATTATCCAACCTCTGTTTCCCCCGAACAGACCCCACCATTATCGTCGCAGTGCTCAGCCACGACGGCAACCGCATCCTCCTCGGTCGTCAAAAGCGCTGGCCGCCAAACTGGTACTCCACGCTTGCAGGTTTCATCGAGCCGGGCGAGTCCGTGGAGGACGCCGTGCGTAGAGAAGTCTGGGAAGAGTCCGGCGTGGTGTTGTCGCGCGTGATTATACACAGCACGCAACCGTGGCCGTATCCAGCGAACCTGATGATTGGAGCTATCGCTCAAGTGGCGAAGCCGGAAAATGAGACGATTAGTATCGTGCATGATCCGGAGTTGGAGGATGCGCAATGGTTCGAGATCGCTGAGGTTGAGGAGGCCCTGAGAGTCGGCACGAGCGCACTGGGCGCTGAGCCGGGCCCGGAATATAAGAAGGGTAGCTTGAGGTTGCCGCCTAAGACGGCGATCGCCTATCAGTTGATATCTGCGGTGGTCAAGGGTGAGTATTTGGGCGCTCCGCATGGGTCGAAGATATGACTCGCGTGAAGAGGCAGATGTTTAGATTAGTTTTTGTGAGCTGTTTGCAGGTGGCTCTACTTTGACTTTATTCCCCCCATAGATCGTGAGGTCcaatacatatatatatctatacAATATTGATATGAAGGTGAACCAAGCTTAATGTAAAATCACTTTATTGTTTAAATGCAAGAACCCATTCGTCCGCCTTGCATTGCATATCTTTAACCTTATACCTGTTTCTGAATCAGGATTCACCGTGCGTGATATAGAACAACAAACCCTTTGGCGATCCAAGTCACTACGAAGTCGTCGATATGCTAGAATAGAGGGTTGTCTACATCCGGTTGGCTGACTGTCAACATGATATGTGGATCTGGTAAATTTCACTGCTCAGACGTGCTCAGAATCCCTTGCACATCACCACAGATACCAAGAGCCACTTGCTAAATTAATGGCTCCTTGGAAAAGCTCGAACACTTTAAGTGAGCTCATCATACTGCCCCAAAAGAGGTTGATGATACCAGCTCTTAGAATGGCAAAATCCAATACCACATCATTCACGTTGATAGTAAGTCGATTTGCCTCCTTTTAGCCtctaaaaaaaagaaaaagaaagagagagaaaaaataaataaataaaggtAAAAAGCCAGGTAAATAATAGTTATTAATTAAAATCACAAAAGCGCAATCTCGTGccggtacggagtagagggCCTGATATCCCATAGAGAACGCCGCCGAATGCCATGTGGTAAACAAACACGCTCACCAAACCCATTTATAAAATCCAACCTTTTTCGGACGACACAGTACGAGCAACCAAGCTTCTGATCAATTCTCAGGACCTTGGGACACCGGTGCGGATGTATCATCATCCACTTTGGTACGTTTCCGCTCGCGATCAACACATTCACCAGTATGGTTGCTTATCCTTCGCTTTTCCCTTTCACGCTGTTCAGCCCGTCGGGCCTCCTTGTCTTTCTCTTTCCTGTGTGCCTTCGACTCGAATTCGTGCCAATCGCCCTCAACATCAGCAAGCCTGttcaaaaataaatatattaGCAGCTGTTGTAAAATGATTAATTGATTGTGGACGAAAACCTACTCAATTGCTTGTTGAGGTGCCGGTTCCTCCTCTGTGAAGTAAGGATGCGCGAGCACTTCTTCGGTTGACGGGCGCTTGACGGGGTCATACTGAAATATTTTGGAAACAAGATCAAGAGCAGCGGGAGACAGATAGTCTTTATACATATTTTCAAACGCCCGTTGCTTTCTTTCTCGAGGTCGCATGAGCTCGAACCATGGCATATCAATAATGGCAGGCCAGTCTGTTCTGGTCGGAGTGCCTAATGAATTGTAGAGCTTATCGAGCTGATTGATCTCTGAACCGTCGCCAGGAAATATTGCCTTTTTGGTGAACATTTCCATGTATACACAAGCAGCGCTCCACACATCGACAGCGGGGCCATATCGTGTCTCACCCAGAAGCAACTCTGGTGGACGATACCAGATAGTGATGACTCGATTAGTATAATCAAGCTGCCGACTTTTCGAAAAAAATCTCGCAAGGCCAAAGTCAGCAAATTTCAATTGGCCCTTGTTGCTAATAAGAATATTAGCAGCTTTGATATCGCGGTGAAGAACGCCGCGATGATGTAAATAATTTAATCCTTCAAACATCTGTTTCGCAAGATGCTTTTTATGCGCGGCGGAAAGAGTGAAAGACGGGTGGTTAATGAGACCAGTCATATCGTGGGACAAGTACTCAAAGACCATAAAACACTCATTCCTCTCTACCATAACTTCTTGTAGGCTGACAACATTTTCATGCCGGAGATGCTGGAGAAGTCGAATCTCACGTACAGCGGTAATTGGGAACCCATCTTTTTCGCCCTCCATACGTATTCTCTTCAACGCAACCTTGTTCTTTGTAAATACGTGAACAGCCTTGAAGACCTTCCCGTACGTCCCGGCACCGACAACGGACTCGTTTCCAGGTTTGCGATAATAGACCGAATCTGATTTGGAGAACTCTTCTGATAGCGTTGGACGAGGCTTCATGCGTGTAAGCATTTTTTTCTTCGGCTTCTCTTGGGTGGGTGGAGAATGCTCTCGATCTCGCTCGCGTTCGCGGTCCTTTCGTCTATCATGTTTAACATCTGGTCGGCGGTCCTCTCGCCGGTCCCGGCGCCGATCATCCCTACGATCAAATCGGCGATCCCCTCTCCTGCCGTCACGGTCACGCCTGTCGTCCCGACGATCCGGGCGAATTTCATGCTTTAATCTCGTTTGAGCAGACAACAGCTCTTTCTTTGGTGGTTCTAGAGGGCGAGGAGGTTCTCGCATTTTCTGTGCAAGTCCAGATACTGGTTTGGGCACCGGCGTAGCCGGGGCTTTCGATTTAAATGCGAAACTGAACTTTCCAGTTTCTTTCGGCTGTGATGACCCGGAGCCTTGTCGAGGCGGTGGCATCTTCTTCACATCGTTGTTTTCGTTTTTCTTCACCGCTTCCTCATCCTCCACTTGCAAATCTTTGGATGGGCGGAATGGATTATCATTATCATCCATATCTGGTGACAAGGGATCGTCGAGAGCATGATGGGGTGGTTGAAGTGATGGAATAGTCGGCGATGGCTGTCCAGGTCCCGTCTGGGAGCCACGGCCGCGACCAGCGGATGCTGTCCATTGTAAGCTTGTGAAATGGCCACTCCTGGACCTCTGTGGCTGTGGTGGGGAACCATAATTTTGGGAATTTGCGGCTGAGAATCGACGGTCTGGAGGTGGCGGCTGACTGTAAGGATTCCCACGATAACTGGAAGACGTTCCACGATAAGGTGGTTGTCCCGAATAACCTTGTTGTCCAGCATTGGGAGAAGGGGGATACTGCGGCGGTTGTCCCTGGTAATACTGCCCTTGAGATCCACCCTGGGATGAATAGCTTGGTTGACGGTAGGGGGGCGAGTAGCCATGCATTTGTCTAGAGAACAGTCAATACTGCGATATAGGCATGACAAGAAAATACTTCAAAGGGGAGAGAGCACGtgaaagcaaaaaaaaaaaaaaaaaaaaaaaaaaaaagaaaaagaaaaagaaaagggcgGATTACGTGGCTGACCTCTGTTGTCCATGAGGGTACGGGTGTTGCGGCTGTCCCACCCATGAACCTCGACTACTCCCATATGGGGATCCGGACTGGGGGGAAGGATGACGAGAGTCTGACCCTGGTGGTATGTATTGGGGGGAGGAGTATGGTTGACGAGTGTCGACATGCGGGCGAGCCTGTCGGCGAGAGCCTCGGCTCTCTGAAGGACGCATACCGTGCATGGGATATGCGTCTCGCATATGACTATCGCCGTCCACGGAATGATTGGAACTTGGGATATCGGCGTTTGCAGCCGGTCGGAAAATCGATGCCGAACCTATAGATTCGTCCTCTAGGGATTGTATCGGAAGAGTGTCTTGCATGCTACGAAAAGCACGCGACGGGGAAGATTCCCTTGACACCTTCGACGCAAACGAATGACGTGACGGCGGACGAGAAGGATAGTCTATGGAATTGCAAGAGCGATTGCTAGGCGAATGGGGGGATAGTGATGCACGTAGTCCAAAATCGGAGGGAACTGGGGATCTAGAGCGCCTGCGGCGAGAAACGGACAGGGAATCAGACGTTGGTGCTTTGGAATAATGAGATTTTCGTCCAGGTCCGGTTTCCCGCGGCGGCACAAACCGCTCTGGAGAGTTATAGCGCTGCGGGCGTCTGCCACCTCTTCCAAAATGATCTCCTCTGTCGTTGTGTCTCCCCTTCTTGTGGTGAGGACGACGATGAGAACGAGATGGAGAGGGGCTTCGACTCCGCTTGCGCCTTGGAAAGGAAGGATTTGATGGCGACGGAGGAGAATCTTCCCTCTGTCGAGACCTTACCTGGTTTTTTAGAGAATGCTTGGCGTCCCGGTTTTCCTCTCGAGCGGCTTTGAAGGGAGTTGTTCTGGTATTTTCGGGGTTTCGGTCCTCGCCTCGAGGAATAGGACGTCTGCAAGGGTGATAATGAGCGGTGGAGCCAGAGCCACGGCCTCGACTTGGTCTTTCACGGTCACGATCACGACGACGTGGAGCCGGCGGTGATAGTTGGCGACGGCTGTGCCTCTCCCTGGCCCTGGGGCGATGATGGTGTATCTCTCGATCGTAGTCGCCGTCGGCTCTCCACTGGTCTCTCATCGACGGACTCCTTCGGGACGCAGCCATGTAATCGTTGGCAGCATCTGCGTGGGGAGGGTTGTCGGTGGCAGCACGATCTGGCGAGCGAGAAACGCGGTGGCTTCGATATGGATGGGAGCGTCTGGAGGTAAATCTGCACGGATTAGCAGCAATTCCTGGACggcttttggtggcttgtCAGCACAACGGCGGCCCACACAGACCAGTGGCGAAGGTTATTTTTCTCCACGTTCAGCCGGTCGCCTCCCAGGGTTTGCAAaggaaaaaagcaaaaataaAGGGAAATGGCAAGGGAGACCAGTGAACTGACCTCCGCTTCATGATGAGATCTGGCAGTATGCTGATGAACGGCGGGGTTGCCGAAGAAAGTCTCGCGGAAATCTAGTCGACTGATGGTTGTTGCGCGAAGTCGTCGCCAATCTTCCCATGCGCTCAAAGCCGACGTGTAACCGTTGGTTTTGGGCGGGATTCTGCTGTTGATTTCAACCCATGCGGCAGCGCTTCCCCGTTGATTTCAATTGTTCTGCAGCCAAGTCGTGAGTGCGATTAGAGTgctcttttttctctctcttttttgtgTGGTGTCAAATGGAAGAGTTTGCGTGTTGCTGCGACGCTCTCTTTGATCTTGCTTTCAAGCAAGTTCCATCTCCCACTTCACTTGTAAGTAGTCTACGAACGTCCAAAATGACTGACAgcagccaaaaaaaaagaagaagcaaataagaaacaaaaagACGCTCTAAGAGCTCCGGGCAGACAGCCACAACTTTCACTTGCTGCCGGTGTTGCAACTCCGCGGATGAGCACTGCGAGTGGAAGCCACAACGCGTGTTGACAAGAGTCTGCCAGTGTTGGTTCACATGAAGAACCTGTGTTCTCCAAAGAACTGTCTCCCAACAAGATGTTCTGCAAAATGCTGTGATGGTGCTGACATGTCAGGAACACCTATCATCTATCTACGATTGAAACTGTGAAGCATTAAAACTGAGGCCCAAAGCCTTTGGTTAGTAAATACAGCTGCACCACTTGCACTGTCAGTTTCAAGTTGCTGAACCTGCTTGAACACCCAACTTTGTCTGCGGCTGCTAGGAGGTTCAAGCTTGGAAAGAATAGGTGCTGTGCCGAGGTGGTCCAGTAGTGGGGAAATCGGAGACGGTTCACTGGTATAAATTCCAATGGAGAGTTGCACAAACCATGCGACCTGTAAACAGTCAGAGTGTTTGCCATGATATACACAAGTTTACTGTTtaacaaaaagaaatcaCAGACAAGAAACCATAGTTATCAGACATGACAATGTCAGGGATTACTCTTTGGTGCTCGCCGGTCTCACGTATGTCGGGAAGTATGCCATCCTCGGAAGCCGCCGCAGTAATGGCGTAACCACCAGGGAGGCAAGATTCGGCAAAACCATTCTCATCAATTAAACTCCATGGCTTTGCAGTCGTCAAGGGGCGTCGAACTATATGTATCATACTCCCCGTCCCGTCGAGAAACACATTTTATACAGCACGTAAAACACAACTGGACGTTGACGAGAACCTGGAAAGCTATTTGTCAGGTATACGATTTGAAAGCAGAGAATTTCCGGGCACCTTCGGCCGGGTCACACGGATTCAGGTAGCTCCCGAGCTTCCCAGCAGATCTTGCTCCCAAGCCTGATGCCAAAGGGACGACCAGCAAGAAGTTGGTCAGCGCTCCGCAGCAAGATGGACGACTACGCGTATAGTAACTCGATTGTCGATCACCAACTAACCCCAAGCCGTGCTGTCATATTATATCTCAAGGTCCTCCAGAGCAAATTCGGGCCAACAAGGAGGTATGATGTATGAGGTTCTGCCGTTCTCCCGCTCGAAGATATTCGATCAGGGCATCCCCCACCCTGGAGGGAGGAAACTCCAACGTCCGCCACATCGCCGATTCGCGGTAG is a genomic window of Coccidioides posadasii str. Silveira chromosome 3, complete sequence containing:
- the CTK1_1 gene encoding kinase subunit of RNA polymerase II carboxy-terminal domain kinase I (EggNog:ENOG410PGKY~COG:T); translated protein: MQDTLPIQSLEDESIGSASIFRPAANADIPSSNHSVDGDSHMRDAYPMHGMRPSESRGSRRQARPHVDTRQPYSSPQYIPPGSDSRHPSPQSGSPYGSSRGSWVGQPQHPYPHGQQRQMHGYSPPYRQPSYSSQGGSQGQYYQGQPPQYPPSPNAGQQGYSGQPPYRGTSSSYRGNPYSQPPPPDRRFSAANSQNYGSPPQPQRSRSGHFTSLQWTASAGRGRGSQTGPGQPSPTIPSLQPPHHALDDPLSPDMDDNDNPFRPSKDLQVEDEEAVKKNENNDVKKMPPPRQGSGSSQPKETGKFSFAFKSKAPATPVPKPVSGLAQKMREPPRPLEPPKKELLSAQTRLKHEIRPDRRDDRRDRDGRRGDRRFDRRDDRRRDRREDRRPDVKHDRRKDRERERDREHSPPTQEKPKKKMLTRMKPRPTLSEEFSKSDSVYYRKPGNESVVGAGTYGKVFKAVHVFTKNKVALKRIRMEGEKDGFPITAVREIRLLQHLRHENVVSLQEVMVERNECFMVFEYLSHDMTGLINHPSFTLSAAHKKHLAKQMFEGLNYLHHRGVLHRDIKAANILISNKGQLKFADFGLARFFSKSRQLDYTNRVITIWYRPPELLLGETRYGPAVDVWSAACVYMEMFTKKAIFPGDGSEINQLDKLYNSLGTPTRTDWPAIIDMPWFELMRPRERKQRAFENMYKDYLSPAALDLVSKIFQYDPVKRPSTEEVLAHPYFTEEEPAPQQAIELADVEGDWHEFESKAHRKEKDKEARRAEQREREKRRISNHTGECVDRERKRTKVDDDTSAPVSQGPEN
- the CTK1_1 gene encoding kinase subunit of RNA polymerase II carboxy-terminal domain kinase I, variant 2 (EggNog:ENOG410PGKY~COG:T), producing the protein MAASRRSPSMRDQWRADGDYDREIHHHRPRARERHSRRQLSPPAPRRRDRDRERPSRGRGSGSTAHYHPCRRPIPRGEDRNPENTRTTPFKAAREENRDAKHSLKNQVRSRQREDSPPSPSNPSFPRRKRSRSPSPSRSHRRPHHKKGRHNDRGDHFGRGGRRPQRYNSPERFVPPRETGPGRKSHYSKAPTSDSLSVSRRRRSRSPVPSDFGLRASLSPHSPSNRSCNSIDYPSRPPSRHSFASKVSRESSPSRAFRSMQDTLPIQSLEDESIGSASIFRPAANADIPSSNHSVDGDSHMRDAYPMHGMRPSESRGSRRQARPHVDTRQPYSSPQYIPPGSDSRHPSPQSGSPYGSSRGSWVGQPQHPYPHGQQRSATQMHGYSPPYRQPSYSSQGGSQGQYYQGQPPQYPPSPNAGQQGYSGQPPYRGTSSSYRGNPYSQPPPPDRRFSAANSQNYGSPPQPQRSRSGHFTSLQWTASAGRGRGSQTGPGQPSPTIPSLQPPHHALDDPLSPDMDDNDNPFRPSKDLQVEDEEAVKKNENNDVKKMPPPRQGSGSSQPKETGKFSFAFKSKAPATPVPKPVSGLAQKMREPPRPLEPPKKELLSAQTRLKHEIRPDRRDDRRDRDGRRGDRRFDRRDDRRRDRREDRRPDVKHDRRKDRERERDREHSPPTQEKPKKKMLTRMKPRPTLSEEFSKSDSVYYRKPGNESVVGAGTYGKVFKAVHVFTKNKVALKRIRMEGEKDGFPITAVREIRLLQHLRHENVVSLQEVMVERNECFMVFEYLSHDMTGLINHPSFTLSAAHKKHLAKQMFEGLNYLHHRGVLHRDIKAANILISNKGQLKFADFGLARFFSKSRQLDYTNRVITIWYRPPELLLGETRYGPAVDVWSAACVYMEMFTKKAIFPGDGSEINQLDKLYNSLGTPTRTDWPAIIDMPWFELMRPRERKQRAFENMYKDYLSPAALDLVSKIFQYDPVKRPSTEEVLAHPYFTEEEPAPQQAIELADVEGDWHEFESKAHRKEKDKEARRAEQREREKRRISNHTGECVDRERKRTKVDDDTSAPVSQGPEN